The Gouania willdenowi chromosome 3, fGouWil2.1, whole genome shotgun sequence genome includes a region encoding these proteins:
- the mettl21e gene encoding methyltransferase like 21e isoform X2 yields METPHSMTTEDEKTQAEGAAKDAELAQAIMSRCFHPRVLGSEAWEGYIFSDVEIRIKESTDLYGAVLWPSAMVLCHFLETNRDQYNLMDKNVIELGAGTGLVTIVASLLGAKVTSTDLPDVLGNLGYNVTKLFWGEELDQRFPRTSHQFDYIMAADVVYAHPYLEELMETFDYLCQDNTQILWAMRFRLDPENSFVDRFRQRFDLEELYNLPSLSIKLYRAWRKTKGTRVA; encoded by the exons ATGGAGACCCCACATTCAATGACCACAGAGGATGAAAAAACTCAAGCTGAAG GTGCTGCTAAGGATGCGGAGTTGGCTCAAGCCATCATGTCTCGTTGTTTTCATCCTCGTGTCCTCGGCTCAGAGGCTTGGGAGGGTTACATCTTTTCAGACGTGGAGATTCGCATCAAAGAGTCCACAGACTTATATGGAGCTGTGCTGTGGCCCTCA GCGATGGTGCTGTGTCATTTCCTAGAGACCAACCGAGACCAATACAATCTGAtggacaaaaatgtgattgagcTTGGGGCTGGGACTGGACTGGTCACCATTGTAGCTAGTCTGTTAG GTGCCAAAGTGACCTCCACTGACCTGCCTGATGTATTAGGAAACCTTGGAtataat GTCACAAAGCTTTTCTGGGGCGAGGAACTGGACCAGCGTTTTCCACGCACGTCACACCAGTTCGACTACATCATGGCGGCAGACGTCGTCTACGCCCACCCTTACCTTGAGGAACTAATGGAGACTTTTGACTACCTGTGTCAGGACAACACTCAGATACTTTGGGCAATGCGTTTCCGCCTGGATCCAGAGAACAGCTTTGTGGATCGTTTCCGGCAACGCTTTGACCTGGAGGAACTTTACAACCTTCCCAGTTTAAGCATTAAACTGTACCGAGCCTGGAGGAAAAC
- the mettl21e gene encoding methyltransferase like 21e isoform X1: METPHSMTTEDEKTQAEGAAKDAELAQAIMSRCFHPRVLGSEAWEGYIFSDVEIRIKESTDLYGAVLWPSAMVLCHFLETNRDQYNLMDKNVIELGAGTGLVTIVASLLGAKVTSTDLPDVLGNLGYNVRKNTRDRCKYTPLVTKLFWGEELDQRFPRTSHQFDYIMAADVVYAHPYLEELMETFDYLCQDNTQILWAMRFRLDPENSFVDRFRQRFDLEELYNLPSLSIKLYRAWRKTKGTRVA, from the exons ATGGAGACCCCACATTCAATGACCACAGAGGATGAAAAAACTCAAGCTGAAG GTGCTGCTAAGGATGCGGAGTTGGCTCAAGCCATCATGTCTCGTTGTTTTCATCCTCGTGTCCTCGGCTCAGAGGCTTGGGAGGGTTACATCTTTTCAGACGTGGAGATTCGCATCAAAGAGTCCACAGACTTATATGGAGCTGTGCTGTGGCCCTCA GCGATGGTGCTGTGTCATTTCCTAGAGACCAACCGAGACCAATACAATCTGAtggacaaaaatgtgattgagcTTGGGGCTGGGACTGGACTGGTCACCATTGTAGCTAGTCTGTTAG GTGCCAAAGTGACCTCCACTGACCTGCCTGATGTATTAGGAAACCTTGGAtataatgtaagaaaaaataccAGGGATCGCTGCAAGTATACACCTCTG GTCACAAAGCTTTTCTGGGGCGAGGAACTGGACCAGCGTTTTCCACGCACGTCACACCAGTTCGACTACATCATGGCGGCAGACGTCGTCTACGCCCACCCTTACCTTGAGGAACTAATGGAGACTTTTGACTACCTGTGTCAGGACAACACTCAGATACTTTGGGCAATGCGTTTCCGCCTGGATCCAGAGAACAGCTTTGTGGATCGTTTCCGGCAACGCTTTGACCTGGAGGAACTTTACAACCTTCCCAGTTTAAGCATTAAACTGTACCGAGCCTGGAGGAAAAC
- the ercc5 gene encoding DNA repair protein complementing XP-G cells homolog has product MGVHGLWRLLESTGKPINPETLEGKVLAVDISIWLNQAVKGTRDRDGNSVQNAHLLTLFHRVCKLLFFRIKPVFVFDGDAPLLKKQTLNVRRQRKEELSRESKQTNEKLLKTFLKRQAIKAALGDHSVDPLPSLSNVRGDEGDDMYVLPALPAVEEKEKSSSEEEEEEVERFQSHEVDLYEDPNSVDINSEDFISLPPEMKHEILKDMKEFCKRRRTMFHKPPEQSGDFSQYQLAGLLQRNRLNQRLEGVEKEMSQRSSGSAPQLYSEDEKNPCHNVEARRLVSEDNSHYILIKGSKSTVPAPDSQPAAAAWSASSSSGRRGRAVDKPAPLWRPIEEEEPLELEEQAASSKDTEPCVSQQDKAAPPSPRTLKAIRAATNDSSEDENINGRVSPRTLQAIQRALTEDAVEVGEGLTLKGSSSTPHPQVVISSSEDETQPSQSGSVDAKTNPTHQSLPARESVFVSSSEEEMEEVIGQQNKLFYSAARQQAVMESDNKAKRGELMEAGRTDEKEELEILKSEEKNHHSTSFISFNLITREAPPTSGGETVPVLQETNNPFFKASDQSKADEMKSESESESFIEVSEDEGRDAEEEEERSEEEQSVGEMKKDQNSEESSSASADGETSGPSSEKDTTGENDEQKTEQTPTVNEWDHFDVDELEALESSLQAEQSKLREQKQQQERMANTVTGQMYLESQELLRLFGVPYLVAPMEAEAQCAALDRADQTNGTITDDSDVWLFGGRHVYRNFFSQNKYVQHYQFNDLQTQLGLDRTKMINLAYLLGSDYTEGVPGVGYVTGMEILNEFPGPGLEPLIQLSAWWSEAQKHKRLVTDPRDTKVKKKLRDVKLQPGFPNPAVAQAYLQPAVDEWGGSFSWGRPQLDMIKEFCLSRFGWSSRRTEETLQPVIKQLNMQQTQMRIDSFFRMEQHEKQAIRSQRLRRAVTCMKRKEREGGEDEDDSEEEIQSPTKSKKKGNTNTGRSDEDANKSGTGGGFLGSEVIHEPQTPLSSQESDTVKAASQSVTTVQPRRNSSSSSDEDSDGDSTVTMVTSRSVFEGSRRGRAARTTRGRGKRRGRKV; this is encoded by the exons ATGGGAGTGCACGGTTTATGGAGGCTGCTGGAGAGCACAGGGAAACCTATCAACCCAGAGACACTGGAGGGAAAGGTGCTGGCTGTCG ACATCAGTATATGGCTGAACCAGGCTGTGAAGGGCACCAGAGACCGTGATGGGAACAGTGTCCAGAATGCTCACCTCCTCACTCTCTTCCACCGTGTCTGCAAGCTGCTTTTCTTCCGCATTaaaccagtgtttgtttttgacGGCGATGCCCCACTGCTGAAGAAACAGACCCTG AATGTGAGGAGACAGAGGAAGGAGGAGTTAAGTCGTGAGTCCAAACAGACCAACGAGAAACTCCTCAAGACATTTCTGAAGCGACAGGCCATCAAAGCTGCACTTGGAGATCACAG TGTGGATCCTTTGCCCAGCCTCTCCAACGTGAGAGGAGATGAAGGCGACGACATGTATGTTCTTCCAGCTCTGCCAGCtgtggaggagaaagaaaaaagcag ctcagaggaagaggaggaggaggttgaACGTTTTCAGTCACACGAG GTTGATCTGTATGAAGACCCAAACTCTGTGGACATCAACTCTGAGGACTTCATCAGCTTGCCTCCAGAAATGAAACATGAGATACTTAAAGACATGAAGGAGTTTTGTAAAAGACGACGCACCATGTTTCACAAACCACCAGAG cAATCAGGAGACTTCTCCCAGTACCAGCTGGCCGGCCTGTTGCAGAGGAACCGACTGAACCAACGACTGGAGGGTGTGGAGAAAGAAATGAGCCAGCGGAGTTCAGGCAGCGCGCCGCAACTCTACTCAGAGGACGAGAAGAACCCGTGTCACAACGTGGAGGCACGGCGACTGGTTTCAGAAGACAACTCACATTATATTCTCATCAAAG GCTCCAAAAGTACCGTCCCAGCCCCTGACAGCCAGCCTGCTGCCGCAGCTTGGTCTGCGAGCTCATCTTCAGGCCGCAGAGGACGAGCCGTAGATAAACCTGCACCTCTGTGGCGCCCCATCGAGGAGGAAGAACCATTAGAGCTAGAGGAGCAAGCAGCCTCTTCAAAGGACACTGAGCCATGTGTGTCTCAGCAGGACAAGGCGGCTCCTCCCTCGCCTCGGACGCTTAAAGCCATCCGAGCTGCAACGAACGACAGCTCAGAGGACGAAAACATCAACGGCCGCGTTTCTCCACGAACGCTGCAGGCCATCCAACGAGCTCTGACTGAGGACGCAGTGGAAGTGGGTGAAGGTTTGACCCTCAAAGGGAGCTCATCCACTCCTCATCCTCAGGTGGTCATCAGCAGCTCAGAGGATGAGACACAACCGTCACAGAGTGGAAGCGTTGACGCTAAAACGAACCCAACGCACCAGAGTTTGCCTGCCAGAGAAAGTGTGTTTGTTAGTAGCTCTGAAGAGGAGATGGAGGAGGTGATTGGCCAACAAAATAAACTCTTTTATTCTGCGGCGCGACAACAGGCCGTGATGGAGTCGGACAACAAAGCCAAGAGAGGAGAGCTGATGGAAGCTGGAAGGACTGATGAAAAAGAAGAGCTGGAAATCCTAAAGTCAGAGGAGAAAAATCACCACAGCACATCGTTCATCAGCTTTAATCTAATTACACGTGAGGCTCCTCCCACCTCTGGGGGAGAAACTGTTCCTGTGCTGCAGGAGACCAACAACCCCTTCTTTAAAGCTTCAGACCAAAGTAAAGCAGATGAGATGAAGTCTGAGAGCGAGTCAG AGAGTTTCATTGAAGTGTCAGAAGATGAAGGTAGAgatgcagaagaagaagaagaaaggagtGAGGAAGAACAATCTGTTGGTGAGATGAAGAAGGACCAAAACTCTGAGGAAAGTTCTTCAGCTTCTGCTGATGGAGAAACGTCTGGTCCGAGCTCAGAGAAAGACACAACGGGTGAAAATGATGAGCAGAAGACGGAACAGACTCCGACTGTCAATGAGTGGGATCACTTTGATGtg GACGAGCTGGAAGCTCTGGAGAGCTCGCTGCAGGCAGAGCAAAGTAAACTGAGGGAGCAGAAACAGCAGCAGGAGAGGATGGCCAACACCGTCACTGGACAGATGTACCTGGAGAGCCAG GAGCTGCTGCGGCTGTTTGGTGTGCCGTACCTAGTGGCTCCGATGGAGGCTGAGGCTCAGTGTGCAGCTCTAGACCGCGCCGACCAAACCAACGGGACCATCACGGACGACTCTGACGTGTGGCTGTTTGGAGGACGACACGTCTACAGGAACTTTTTCAGCCAGAACAAATACGTCCAGCACTACCAGTTCAACGACCTGCAGACTCAACTGG GTCTGGACCGGACTAAAATGATCAACCTGGCTTACCTACTTGGAAGTGACTACACAGAGGGGGTTCCCGGGGTTGGATACGTGACAGGCATGGAGATACTCAATGAGTTTCCTGGACCAGGATTGGAGCCGTTAATACAACTGAG tGCTTGGTGGTCAGAGGCCCAGAAGCACAAGCGTCTGGTGACTGACCCTCGGGACACAAAGGTGAAGAAGAAACTACGAGACGTGAAGCTGCAGCCGGGCTTCCCCAACCCTGCCGTGGCTCAGGCTTACCTGCAGCCAGCAGTGGACGAGTGGGGCGGCTCCTTTAGCTGGGGTCGTCCACAGCTGGATATGATCAAAGA GTTCTGCCTGAGCCGTTTTGGTTGGAGCAGCCGAAGGACGGAGGAAACGCTGCAGCCTGTTATCAAACAGCTCAACATGCAGCAG ACCCAGATGCGAATCGACTCGTTCTTCCGCATGGAGCAGCACGAAAAGCAGGCGATTCGCAGCCAGCGACTCCGCCGTGCGGTCACCTGCATGAAGAGGAAGGAGAGGGAAGGAGGAGAGGACGAGGACGACAGCGAGGAGGAAATACAGTCCCCAACCAAGTCTAAGAAGAAAGGAAATACAAACACAGGACGAAGCGATGAGGATGCGAATAAGTCAGGGACAGGAGGAGGGTTTCTGGGGTCAGAGGTCATCCACGAGCCTCAAACACCCCTCAGCAGTCAGGAGTCAGACACGGTGAAGGCTGCTTCTCAGTCTGTTACGACCGTACAGCCGAGgagaaacagcagcagcagctctgacgAGGACAGCGATGGGGACAGcacagttaccatggtaacatctAGGTCTGTGTTTGAGGGTAGCCGCCGAGGCCGTGCAGCAAGAACTACGAGAGGCCGAGGAAAACGTAGGGGGAGGAAAGTGTAA